One window of Triticum dicoccoides isolate Atlit2015 ecotype Zavitan chromosome 5A, WEW_v2.0, whole genome shotgun sequence genomic DNA carries:
- the LOC119300971 gene encoding double-stranded RNA-binding protein 8-like isoform X1: MDGVGMATPPEANTSPAPNGGGCGGIRVENCYVFKSRLQEYAQKAGLMTPEYQTLKEGPSHEPIFKSSVVINNVKYDSLPGFFSRKAAEQSAAEVALMEIGKSVALPTNATIPAVQETGLCKNLLQEYAQKMNYAIPSYTCNKQGPYICTVEIGGIQYIGATARTKKEAEIKAARTALLAIQVAGQSEGCANGTTKYIVVPGKRQGKEIEKKPVETPKSLKTKKGGFKKQRNKNKFIKKNGQEVNEEKDETGVPGDAHHSDVPVKPAVTTEDPLTNTVMMQPDEAGPFEHEPTGDTAMLQPDEDAWPSEHEPTGHTAMLQPDGEATKVEQEQLSDTAMLQPDDEGGRVEHEPLSNAPMVLHNEEARNVKQEALIGTAMPQPHVEDRRVGAEPPRDAAMVQPNDEARCIKQELLIDTAMPLPNEEAGAAANPVPLSDSITAQPNAETTNINESPRNAASAQHNEEARTVNQEPPSSASLLQPKEPRVEIGEFVSENKDQTLGDASREANRSIEDMPEKCSDNSSAFTSVE; the protein is encoded by the exons ATGGACGGTGtcggtatggcgacaccgccggaggCCAACACTTCGCCCGCGCccaacggcggcggctgcggcgggatAA GGGTCGAGAATTGCTACGTCTTCAAGAGCAGGCTGCAGGAGTACGCGCAGAAAGCCGGCCTCATGACGCCGGAGTACCAAACCCTCAAGGAGGGGCCTTCCCATGAGCCAATCTTCAAGTCCAGCGTGGTGATTAACAACGTCAAGTACGACTCGCTACCCGGGTTCTTCAGCCGCAAGGCTGCAGAGCAGTCGGCCGCCGAAGTTGCGCTCATGGAAATCGGCAAGTCTGTGGCGTTACCAACCAATGCAACCATCCCGGCAGTc CAAGAAACTGGTCTGTGCAAGAATCTTCTTCAGGAGTATGCTCAGAAGATGAATTATGCTATTCCATCTTATACTTGCAACAAACAAGGTCCATACATATGCACCGTAGAGATTGGTGGAATACAATACATTGGTGCTACAGCACGGACAAAGAAAGAGGCAGAGATAAAAGCTGCCCGAACTGCTCTTCTTGCAATCCAAG TTGCAGGCCAATCAGAGGGTTGTGCAAATGGTACCACAAAATATATTGTTGTGCCTGGCAAAAGGCAAGGTAAGGAGATCGAGAAAAAGCCTGTTGAAACTCCAAAATCACTTAAGACCAAGAAAGGTGGTTTCAAGAAGCAACGGAACAAGAATAAATTCATCAAGAAGAATGGCCAAGAAGTTAACGAGGAAAAGGATGAAACTGGAGTGCCCGGAGATGCTCATCATTCTGATGTCCCTGTGAAGCCAGCTGTAACAACAGAAGATCCATTGACCAACACTGTAATGATGCAACCTGATGAAGCTGGGCCATTCGAACATGAACCGACCGGTGACACTGCAATGCTGCAACCTGATGAAGACGCTTGGCCATCCGAACATGAACCGACCGGTCACACTGCAATGCTGCAACCTGATGGCGAAGCTACAAAAGTGGAACAGGAGCAACTCAGTGACACAGCAATGCTGCAACCTGATGATGAAGGTGGAAGAGTAGAACATGAGCCACTCAGCAACGCTCCAATGGTGCTACATAATGAGGAAGCTAGAAATGTAAAGCAGGAAGCACTCATCGGCACTGCAATGCCCCAACCTCACGTGGAAGATAGAAGAGTAGGAGCAGAGCCACCTAGAGATGCTGCAATGGTGCAACCTAATGATGAAGCTAGATGCATAAAGCAGGAGCTACTAATTGACACTGCAATGCCTCTCCCCAACGAGGAGGCCGGAGCAGCTGCAAATCCTGTGCCATTGAGTGACTCCATAACAGCGCAACCTAATGCAGAGACTACAAATATAAATGAGTCACCGAGGAATGCAGCATCAGCGCAACATAATGAAGAAGCTAGGACCGTAAACCAGGAGCCACCCAGCAGTGCTTCGCTGCTGCAGCCAAAGGAACCCAGAGTCGAGATCGGTGAATTTGTTTCTGAAAACAAGGACCAAACTCTGGGAGATGCATCTCGTGAGGCAAATAGGTCCATCGAAGATATGCCAGAAAAGTGCTCAGATAATTCATCTGCTTTTACAAGCGTGGAATAA
- the LOC119300971 gene encoding double-stranded RNA-binding protein 8-like isoform X2, with product MDGVGMATPPEANTSPAPNGGGCGGIRVENCYVFKSRLQEYAQKAGLMTPEYQTLKEGPSHEPIFKSSVVINNVKYDSLPGFFSRKAAEQSAAEVALMEIGKSVALPTNATIPAVQETGLCKNLLQEYAQKMNYAIPSYTCNKQGPYICTVEIGGIQYIGATARTKKEAEIKAARTALLAIQGQSEGCANGTTKYIVVPGKRQGKEIEKKPVETPKSLKTKKGGFKKQRNKNKFIKKNGQEVNEEKDETGVPGDAHHSDVPVKPAVTTEDPLTNTVMMQPDEAGPFEHEPTGDTAMLQPDEDAWPSEHEPTGHTAMLQPDGEATKVEQEQLSDTAMLQPDDEGGRVEHEPLSNAPMVLHNEEARNVKQEALIGTAMPQPHVEDRRVGAEPPRDAAMVQPNDEARCIKQELLIDTAMPLPNEEAGAAANPVPLSDSITAQPNAETTNINESPRNAASAQHNEEARTVNQEPPSSASLLQPKEPRVEIGEFVSENKDQTLGDASREANRSIEDMPEKCSDNSSAFTSVE from the exons ATGGACGGTGtcggtatggcgacaccgccggaggCCAACACTTCGCCCGCGCccaacggcggcggctgcggcgggatAA GGGTCGAGAATTGCTACGTCTTCAAGAGCAGGCTGCAGGAGTACGCGCAGAAAGCCGGCCTCATGACGCCGGAGTACCAAACCCTCAAGGAGGGGCCTTCCCATGAGCCAATCTTCAAGTCCAGCGTGGTGATTAACAACGTCAAGTACGACTCGCTACCCGGGTTCTTCAGCCGCAAGGCTGCAGAGCAGTCGGCCGCCGAAGTTGCGCTCATGGAAATCGGCAAGTCTGTGGCGTTACCAACCAATGCAACCATCCCGGCAGTc CAAGAAACTGGTCTGTGCAAGAATCTTCTTCAGGAGTATGCTCAGAAGATGAATTATGCTATTCCATCTTATACTTGCAACAAACAAGGTCCATACATATGCACCGTAGAGATTGGTGGAATACAATACATTGGTGCTACAGCACGGACAAAGAAAGAGGCAGAGATAAAAGCTGCCCGAACTGCTCTTCTTGCAATCCAAG GCCAATCAGAGGGTTGTGCAAATGGTACCACAAAATATATTGTTGTGCCTGGCAAAAGGCAAGGTAAGGAGATCGAGAAAAAGCCTGTTGAAACTCCAAAATCACTTAAGACCAAGAAAGGTGGTTTCAAGAAGCAACGGAACAAGAATAAATTCATCAAGAAGAATGGCCAAGAAGTTAACGAGGAAAAGGATGAAACTGGAGTGCCCGGAGATGCTCATCATTCTGATGTCCCTGTGAAGCCAGCTGTAACAACAGAAGATCCATTGACCAACACTGTAATGATGCAACCTGATGAAGCTGGGCCATTCGAACATGAACCGACCGGTGACACTGCAATGCTGCAACCTGATGAAGACGCTTGGCCATCCGAACATGAACCGACCGGTCACACTGCAATGCTGCAACCTGATGGCGAAGCTACAAAAGTGGAACAGGAGCAACTCAGTGACACAGCAATGCTGCAACCTGATGATGAAGGTGGAAGAGTAGAACATGAGCCACTCAGCAACGCTCCAATGGTGCTACATAATGAGGAAGCTAGAAATGTAAAGCAGGAAGCACTCATCGGCACTGCAATGCCCCAACCTCACGTGGAAGATAGAAGAGTAGGAGCAGAGCCACCTAGAGATGCTGCAATGGTGCAACCTAATGATGAAGCTAGATGCATAAAGCAGGAGCTACTAATTGACACTGCAATGCCTCTCCCCAACGAGGAGGCCGGAGCAGCTGCAAATCCTGTGCCATTGAGTGACTCCATAACAGCGCAACCTAATGCAGAGACTACAAATATAAATGAGTCACCGAGGAATGCAGCATCAGCGCAACATAATGAAGAAGCTAGGACCGTAAACCAGGAGCCACCCAGCAGTGCTTCGCTGCTGCAGCCAAAGGAACCCAGAGTCGAGATCGGTGAATTTGTTTCTGAAAACAAGGACCAAACTCTGGGAGATGCATCTCGTGAGGCAAATAGGTCCATCGAAGATATGCCAGAAAAGTGCTCAGATAATTCATCTGCTTTTACAAGCGTGGAATAA